A genomic window from Deltaproteobacteria bacterium includes:
- a CDS encoding polysaccharide biosynthesis/export family protein → MNKQIDLGFRISDFGINGAKALFVFGLLVVWCFFSLTGCANQIVQGEKETKGIVKEELPKKGNVSRSVKPPDPGLTPREDRKVPDEKERLGNELERAVTELKANVLTLKRKLDEDVAQNAALFKKDPPEYKIRSGDVIEIIYHMLYEENPAEYLLEVQDSVKIEFFNQPDMNRTVSIRSDGKVTLPLIGDIPAAGLSSSQLEQEIIKRYKKYLIDPNIAIYLERFNVKIDELKKAITTAPRGQSKISPVRPDGRTSFPFIGDIKVAGLTVEEVRKIINEKYRLYVRNLEVTVVIERVVNPTIFVSGEVNGPGDLTITGPLYLSQVISRAKGLTPTADGKHVMVIRRFGVSKPVVFHADLDAVLIKGDISKDVILTEDDMVYVPRASRHRFFICGEVNVSGVYPIFPEEPLTLSQAISMANGIRMTAALDSVMILRRPEGKNPQAFRVNFKEVLANGDMSQDILIQKNDVIFVPKTFITKVDEFIEQWFTRGIYSMFPAGSTLDFIIDLDTVRNLNKRTYGF, encoded by the coding sequence ATGAATAAACAAATCGATTTGGGATTTCGGATTTCGGATTTCGGAATAAATGGTGCAAAAGCACTGTTTGTTTTCGGACTTCTGGTGGTCTGGTGTTTTTTTTCCTTGACCGGTTGTGCAAACCAGATCGTTCAAGGGGAAAAGGAAACTAAAGGGATAGTCAAGGAAGAGTTGCCTAAAAAAGGGAATGTCTCCCGGAGTGTAAAGCCCCCGGACCCCGGCCTGACCCCCAGAGAAGACCGGAAAGTGCCCGATGAAAAAGAACGGCTCGGTAATGAACTGGAACGGGCCGTAACCGAGCTGAAAGCAAATGTGTTAACACTGAAGAGGAAATTGGACGAAGATGTGGCTCAAAACGCCGCCTTGTTTAAGAAAGATCCACCGGAATATAAAATTAGATCGGGAGATGTCATAGAGATTATTTATCATATGTTGTATGAAGAAAATCCGGCTGAGTATCTCTTAGAGGTCCAGGATTCCGTTAAGATAGAATTTTTTAATCAGCCGGATATGAATCGAACTGTCAGTATAAGATCGGATGGGAAGGTTACTCTGCCGTTAATAGGGGATATTCCGGCAGCCGGTTTATCTTCTTCACAGCTTGAACAGGAAATCATTAAACGATACAAAAAATATCTTATAGATCCCAATATCGCGATTTATCTGGAACGATTTAATGTGAAGATCGACGAGCTTAAAAAAGCCATTACCACGGCTCCGAGAGGCCAAAGTAAAATTTCCCCGGTCCGGCCGGATGGGCGCACTTCTTTTCCCTTTATCGGGGACATCAAGGTGGCCGGGCTGACCGTCGAAGAGGTCCGCAAGATCATCAATGAAAAATACCGTCTTTATGTCCGAAATCTGGAGGTCACGGTGGTGATCGAACGGGTGGTGAATCCGACCATTTTCGTCAGTGGCGAAGTCAATGGTCCCGGAGATCTAACCATTACCGGACCTTTGTATTTATCCCAGGTCATCAGCCGGGCCAAAGGCTTGACCCCCACGGCAGACGGGAAACATGTTATGGTGATCAGGCGGTTTGGAGTCAGTAAGCCCGTGGTATTTCATGCTGACCTGGATGCCGTCTTGATTAAGGGGGATATCAGTAAGGATGTTATACTGACCGAAGATGATATGGTTTATGTGCCCCGGGCTTCCCGGCACCGCTTCTTTATTTGCGGGGAGGTGAATGTTTCGGGAGTGTATCCGATTTTCCCCGAAGAGCCCTTGACTTTGTCACAGGCCATCTCCATGGCCAATGGGATCAGGATGACGGCCGCCCTGGACAGTGTGATGATTTTGAGAAGGCCTGAAGGCAAAAACCCCCAGGCTTTCCGGGTTAATTTCAAAGAAGTACTGGCGAACGGGGATATGAGTCAGGATATTCTCATTCAAAAAAACGATGTTATTTTTGTACCGAAAACCTTTATTACCAAAGTGGATGAGTTTATTGAACAGTGGTTTACCCGTGGGATTTATTCCATGTTCCCGGCCGGTTCAACTCTGGATTTTATCATCGACCTGGATACGGTAAGGAATCTTAATAAACGAACCTATGGCTTTTAA